The Hevea brasiliensis isolate MT/VB/25A 57/8 chromosome 9, ASM3005281v1, whole genome shotgun sequence nucleotide sequence ttacttggtctttattcagtcaatttatgtctcctcaccctagtttaagtatagtttcaAATATCCTGACTGTCAgaatagacgttagtcatcgaaacagtagaatgtacggattcAAGCTAGTGTCGTTGAACCCCTCCCTTGTAAGCCTACCATAAAGGAAGAAGAATCTCGTCCTCTACCCTATCCCCTTCCTAATGAAGGACCCACAAAAATCTATCTCATTGCTAGTTAAGCCATACCACTTGACCCAATCTACTACTATGAAGCCACCTTTTTTATATTGGGACACTCCCTAGACATGTGTCCCTCCTGACCACACCTGTAGCTTTGGGAGGTTCCAAACTTGCAAACTCCTTGATGAGACTTCCCACATCTAACACAACCAGAGGTATCTGATCCCAAACCAGATTGGCTTCCCACCCCAAGGTCTGACTTGATTATACTCTAGAACTTATTCTTCTTCTACTTCTTGCCAAACTTTCTTCCTTTATCTTTCTTGGTTTCGAATGAGAAAATAGTTTTAGTTAAGTAACTGAACCTCCCTACATTAGTAGCCTTACGGATTGATTGACTTTTGTACTTTTTAATTCTAGACTCGCTTCAATGATAGCCTTAGCTTCCATCTTTCTTGCAACATCTATGATAAAATGGAAATTATGGATTTCTGCAGCCAAAATCAATAAGGAATATCTGGAGTGCAACCTCTGGGTATACCTCTTTGCTTTCTTCTTATCCATATCATAATCCTGCCCCGCATACCACAAAAGATTAATAAAGTTATCTGTATACTCATCAACACTCATATTAGTAGTTTGTCTCAACTACTCAAACTTCACCACTTTCAGTTCCCTAGAGCTTTCTAAGAAAGCCTAATTGGTAAACTTTACCATAAATTGAGACTAGGTCATATTGTCAACCCTGTCAACAACATAAGACTTGTACCATTCCTTTACCTTCTTACATCTCAAAATAAAGGTGGCCATCTGAATGGCCCTACTATCACTGGAGTCCAATTCATCGGCTATCATTTGACCCCCTTAATATACTTGAAAGGATCATTTCCTTCCTTATACTTAGGAACATCTAGCTTTAAGTAGTCTATTATCTTTGCTTTATTTTGACTACTTATCCTAGTCTCTTGTGTGGAAACTATAGGAATTGTaggaggtggtggtggtactTGTTCTCTTATAACTCCCTCCATGGAATTTTGAGTTCTCATGATGGTTAAAGAACTTTGGGGGTACTATTCTGGAGGGTACATGAGATATGGGTTAAATGGTGGGAAATAAAGTGGGTAGGACATTAAAGAGGGATATTGGGGATAGCCCGTAAACCCAGGGTTTCCAAAACTTCCCTACTGAGTATATTGATACCCAAACCCATACTCTGGTCCTGACTGTGGAGGAGATACAAACTCTGACTCATCTCTTCCTTCCATAAAACTATCTTCTTTCACTCTTCCCATGTCTACAGACTTCAAAGGACCTTCTAGGACCTTTTGAAGATTCTTTCCTTTCATTTATGCTTACTCTATCCCAGACAATAGGGTTAGAGGGTGAAGCGTTGGTCAACCTAGCGAACCATCTTGAAATTTCTAAAAATAAAGAAGAAGTGTTGAGCACATAAAAAGTTCATATGGAGTCACATGAACACACAACATGTCATCAATCATAGCATACATATAACATACAATATGTAATCATACAAAGACTCAACCCTAAGGGATATGTATTTCCCTAACTGTGCTAGTTAACATACTTCTTTTTACCTCTATTCTAAACTTTTACTAGCATTTAGGTCTGCTCATCTAAcctaaagctctgataccaactttgtagtAAACCAGCCAGGGGCCGTTATCAGTGCTAGGGATTAGGGCAGCTTAAGGCTGCTGGAACCcgtagcaagcctaaaacctGTAAATATACTTGTACATCTGTACTATCAACATTCATACATATAATCAAACCATTACACTTCAGTCTTTTCATCCATACATAAATGTCTTTAACATAAAAGTGATTCCTAATTAGAACCTTAACATACATAGAAAATAACAAAAGCGTAATGATTTAGCATATAAACTCCCAAAAGAGTTAACATAACCATAAACATCATTATACTtaaaaatacataactccatttttctttaattaccaGTACAATACTATCCATTCACATTTTATATGTCCATCtacccatacatcatacataaagGAAAAGGCTAAAGCTATCCCTGAGGCTCTCTTTTCAAAGAACTCTTATGTTCTGCAGCCCTGTATCTGGTGGTTGATCGGCTAAAAGAGGTAAGTAATTATAATCTTAATAAAtgtaaacttttaaatttaattatcctcAGATCCTTAACCCTCCAAGTCCTTCAAGCCCAATCCTACAAAATCATATCCTAGAGAGTTATATAAGGTTCTAAAAGTCTATTcacatattaaatatattattttacgcCCTTAGAAACCATGAAATTGGGTTTTGGAATGTTGaaattaaaggaaaaataaaatgggtagAACTAAGTTTGGCTGCCGGAGTCTTGGGCTTCGGCTACTGAACTTTGGAACATCAGGTGTCCATTTTGGGCAGTAGCCATTATGGCTACCAAAGTGTTAGATTTCGGCTACCGAACCtagaaaatttttagattttctaAGAAATTGCATACTTTGGCTGTCAAACTTATAATTTTGGGCAATAGAACTTAGGAATTTCCAGAATTTCTAAGTCAAAAACTTGCAAAATCCCTCTCCCAAAAACCTCAAAACTCACTCCAAAGTTCCAAAACTCAAACCAAACACATATACACATCTCtaaggcctaaaacaacttgaaatcaTGTTTAATACCCATATACATTAAccaaaaactcaaatcctaggttttccCTAAACCCAAAATAACATAAACATGGATTTTACTCAATTCATCAAGGGgaactagccatttaaggcccataacaTTTAAACATAGCTATTCTAACTACAAAACATGCAATTTAAATACaaaatcacaaaaccctaaccctaacattcatAAACTTCCTAAAACTCAACTTAAATACAATTTTTCATTAATTGAAGTTATAGAAACCTAatctctcatcaattttcttagaTCTATCTATTAtatcaagaagaaaagaaggttGCTTATTTTCTTAGAGCTTGGAGGTAAGAGAATCAAAACTCCAAAATTTGAATCTACTATTCCAaacttctaaatggaagaatccacctACAGATCTTTAAAAAACTCAAAGAAATCTCTTCATGAGCTTTTTGTATGCCCCAATAGttaagagagagaagaagaagaaaaaacttAAGTGTTTTTTTATAGTAAAATGAGATTTTGACTCTTCTTATACCCTCACTGTTAAGAGAATTTTGGCTGCCGTGCTAGAGTCTATTCTGTCCTAAAGAGTATTTGAACAAGAAAAGGAAGTTTGGCTACTGAAAATCTATCCTTCAGCTACCGAAATTCCTTCTTCCAAAAACATTTAAAAGCTTTTAGGAAATAAAacctttaaaatattttcatttttaaatacattttgaacatcTCAAAAacacatatatacatacataaaCATATTTTCACATCTTACCGTCACCCCCTtgttagtgaatttttaatttttttttttcaccagAATATTTTGTCAAGGACATATATTCCGACCTCAAAAAATGGTAGGTATTACAATTAGCCttattttcaaatattaaaatgataataatctcCATTAAAGTGAGTAAATTAAGCCAAAATTGAAACCTTGGGAAACCACTGaaatttcttgaattttcttaatttttattattttatataaaaatatatttttttcttgatGCCCCattgaattttatttaatctctccaatgaaatttattttcttaatttataaaaattttgttacATGAGACTTACTAAGCATTAGATCTAAaatatatcaaaaattttataattatttaattatttattgaagaaataaattgaaatattctAATTAGTAATTATTTAACTGTAACGTATGAGCTAAAGTAAAAAATGTTCATATTTAATATGAATACATttcttatatattttaattgatcgttaattattaatatttcactaaaaaaattgaattagtaATCAACCAAATCGGttgttgattcaataaaatttgtTGCTAATTAATTTAGCAACCAATATAGTCAGTTATAATGAAACTGGTTGCAAATATCAACCTACAATTAATtggttgctaaattaattaaatttacaaaaaaaaaacttttgatAAAAAACTATCGGTTACTACTAGTAATTGATTTAGCAACCGATCGGTTGCAAAATATTTAgtgtattaaattttataattttgcaaCTTGTTTGTAAATCAATTGCTTTTTTTTAACTAGTTTACCCACCAAAAAGTCAGttggaaataaaaaaattaaaattttcaaataacaaataaaaaattcaaataaataaatttttcaaaaaattactaaaataataaattattaatgaaaaattagtactaaaaattaatataaaaatattataaaaaatgactaataataactattaacaaaactatatatatatatatattataacaaaaaaattactaaaaattaatagtactaaaaatttattaacaaaaaatatatttgtaaacaaattttattttatgctaaagaaaaacaaattaaataaaaagataagaaaggaaaaagatgatgaagaagaaaaaaatataataaagaaaaagatgatgaagaaaatagatgagaaagaaaagataacaaagaagaaaatatatgagaaaaaaaaatgatgaagaaaatagattATAAAGGAAAAGATGATAAACAAAATAGATGAGAATGAAAAACATgatgaagaaaatgagaaaaaagagaagaaagagaaaaaaaaaagtattggGGAAAGAAAATAAGTAGTAATTTATATAAGTaaattagcaatcaattttaacAAACCAATTGTtggttgctaatttcttttaaaaattaggtAAGATTTTTTAGGGAGAAAATTTTGTAACTACTTGCGAATCGATTGTAAAGTCAGTTGTTAATAGCAACCTATTTCAATCGATTGCAAAAATCAATTACTGTTAGCAACTGATTCACAAATCagttatgaataaaaaaaaatgacgAGAATTTTTTGGGGGAAAATTTTGCAACCGATTTGTAATTGGATACAAAATAAATTGTTAATAGCAATCAATTTCAATCAACTGCTAAAATCGATTGCAAATAAAGAAAATGTAAAAAAATTGGGCGAAAATTTTTGGGAGAAATTTTGATTCCTGATCGGTTGTAAAATCAGTTGTTAATAGCAACTGATTTCATTTTGTTGCAAAAATGGATTGCAAAATTTGaagcaaattaaaataattatttaatatagcaACAGATCCCTAAATCAGTTGTAAATAGAAATCGATTACAAATCagttacaaaattttaaaatcaattaaaataattttttatttaagcaATCAATCCCTAAATCGGTTGTTAATAGCAACAAATTTCTTAATCGAATGCTAATAACAATCGAtacatttttaaaattaactattttaccAAAAAGTTAAAATCATAAATCAGTTACTAATAACaatatatttcaattaattacAAAAACTGATTACAAAacgaattattttatatatatatatatatatatatatatatatatatatatatatatatatatatatatatatatatattaatttttctcGAAACTATAGTAAATAATATAATTGAATAGGGTACGTTTCATTTTAAGGCAatataataaattgaaattttaacatAATTATCTTTTAATAAAAGGTAgtatgtttatttatttatttgtttatttattaatgggtcaatattttatataaaagaaaatatagtttttgtcaaaaaataaatgcaagaatataaaatttttgtcccaatgATTAAAAATTTTGGCTCTAGTGAGGTTAAGGGAGAGCAGAtttcggtttaaatcgaaaaaCTGAACCGAGTCAATTTGGTTCAatcggttcagttttaaaatttaatcggtttggttcggtttataatttttaataattttggttaataggttcggttcggttattttcataaaaaataaaaaaaaatcaaaccgaaccaaaattacatatatatatatatatatatatatatatatatatatatatatatatatatatatatatcaaggaaatcctaagatttttgagttttgatttctaatttttttggtttttatgtttttgttattgagatttaatgttgaaaataagaaattttataaaattcagtttgatcggtttaaaatcgaaccgaaccgatatttatcagtTTGGTTCATTTtgattttctcttaataatcggtttggttcgatttttaaattttttgatttttgattttatcaattcggttcgattcgaaaccgaaccgaccgtttgcacacccctaagtGAGCTACCATATTTGGCAATGGAAAAGACGATGTGAAGGGTGGTTTTATGATTTCTATCCTTACCAAATTCATATTTATATAGAGAGGGATAACAtaatatattttgtaaaatttctccttataattatatatattcattaatttatgcaattaaattttaacaTGTATTTTTCTTAAATGTATCCTAACTACATTTATAAGAATCTATTTGCTATTAatgtttgatttatttttaagaaaaatgttatttgaaaaatttttattaaaaatttttaaattttaatttaaaattaacatattctaattaaaaaaattttaaaataataaattttttttatatcatcTTAAAAGTGTAGCCCTTTCAAATAGCCGAATGCATCATTTCatacttaaattttattaaaaaaatttcataTTACTTATAACTTTTAAAACGTCCCATAATATATCTCAACTCTTATAAAGTAGAATTAAAATATCTTTAAGACCGAACGTAAATTACAATCACACTGGCATGATGATCTACTAACTAAAATCCAAAAGATGTCTTAGTTTTACTTTTACAAGCATTGAAATGTATCATAAGACATTTATAAGAATTAAGGTGTCTTGAAATGTTTTAAAAGTTTAAGGCATCAAGAGGATTTTTCTAGTAAAGTTCAAAACTAAATTTATATATTCAGCCTTTTTaaagaataatttttaattaatttttttatttcaaacaaAGTCTTATATCTTACAtgtaagggaaaaaaaaaaaaaaaaaaaaagcaagaggTCTCCTCTTATTGTATTGAAtgcattttctttttccttctaaGAAACAATATATACACAATGAAAGGTGTGTTTCATGCCCCTACACAAAAAAGGGGAAAAGGAAGGCTTGAGGatttcaaattctgaaaattagaattaaaaaaaattaaatagacaatATTGAAGTCGAGAAAAATTGAAAttggttaattaatataatatatctaAGAATAACTAATGCTGATAATGGTCATACTAAGTTTAACACTCAAAATCTTTGAAAATCCAAAAGGTTTGAAATTTGCAGTTATTCTAAATTACAActcaaatgaaattaattagatacatatttatatgaACTTGTAATTGTTATTCTTTAGATGTAAATTTTGTTGCAATTGATATGAATGaacaatttatgaaataaatacaCTAAATTTACTCTATCATATAATTCAATGAATTTTTCTTGTATAAATCTGGTCAATTATGaatctaaaatataaaatataatgagattcatttattaaatatatgaatctcATGTATTTAAACAATAATTTTCCTGATTTAATATTgtctaattaattataaaattaagtcTTCATTGCATAAAATTAAATAGTTTCAACAAAAAAAAATTGGGTTAAAATTACAAATGATTTTGGAAAACCAAAATTGTAAAAAAGGCACATATAAATTTGTAAACCCTATGCTTATTTTATTGGAGATTAAACAAatcttttttaaaaaagaaaagaatatttacaattaaattaaatctGTATCCTAAACCTCCTTGCAGCCGTTTTGTTCTCCTTGATAgaacgaagaagaagaagaagaagaagaagaagaagaagaagaagaagaagaagcactaAAAGAAGGAGCAACAACAACAGAAGAATAAACTTTAGAACTGCCAAATGATAGCCCACAAAGCTCGTTATTCCCATCCAATTGATGATGATCTGAATATGAAGAACAAACTATAGTTTCTTCCACCATCGTCTCAAAATTTTGATCTAACCATGGAATTTTATTAGATGCTGCTactgctactgctgctgctgctgaagATGATCTTGCATGGTTCTTCATAACTGCATGTTGAAGAAGTTGATATAACTTTGGATTTTTTCCTAGTAACCTGCAATTTTCTTGGTGGGAATCGATGGTGTTTCCATGGTAAGGAAAGTTGGTCTTTGCGTTTCTTCCTCTTAGAAGCCTAGCTGCACTGTCATAAGCCATGGCAGCCTCTTCTGCTGCATCGAAAGTCCCTAACCATAGCCTCAGCTTCTGCGATGAGTCTTTGATTTCGGCAACCCATCTCCCTGATGGTCTTTGCCTAACTCCAAGATACCTTCTTACTTGCTTATTGATGACCATGCCTGATCTTGTTGATCTCTCATCTCCATTTTCAAGAGGTTGTACTGATGAGGTTGTTGGATTACAAGGTTTTTCTTGATGAGATGAAGGAGTTTTTGATGAGCTCTCTTCCTTGTCCATTGTTGCTAAGATGAGCTTTCGGGTTTGATTTAGCACTTGTTGAAGGGAGAGCCTCCAATCCAtagaatatatttattattaagtaATAATGACTGCAAGAATGATGACGAGGATAATGGCAGGTTACTTGTCTTATTTGGATTAATTACTCACTGCAAATCTGTCCACGATTACCCCATTAGTCTTTCTCTACTTTAAGGTGCAGGAAAGATTTTATATTCAAGTTTTTTTATCAACTTATTCTAAAATTATACAACTGTACATAATAAGAAAGAAAAGAATTATCTGTCACTGTATAGCCTATATCAATCTATTGTGCTCTtccattaaattttaaaaagaaaatatttcaaattaatatttaaatatctcCATAtgctttttgaaaaaaaaatctgAAAATGAATAACATTTCATAGTTATATGATATTGAAAGCAAATAATCAAATGTCTTTGTAAgtgaaatattattattttatataattagatATAGGGATTCATTATATGGTAAAGAaccaatttttttattatataatttattatatttgatttgtttagtatttaaaattatatttatttattttatctaataatgcatttgataatttatttagtttctataaTTACTATGATATAGGAACTCACTACACTAATTATAAAGGATTTTGATTTTATATATGAGCATAGAAAGAAGTAAAATTCTTGTCTAGATTCGATCTATTATAGACTTAAGATATAAACATGTGaaacttatatatttaataagtaaatatcaccatacattttatatattgaatctataataaattaaatttaggtAAGGTGCAAAACAGATATAGCCATATGAAATACTGTAATAGCAAGCCATCAAGCACTGTTTTTAAATGTATATAATATATTACcagataaattttgataattgtcattgaacttatctagttgtaacattacagtcccttaacttaaaaatataatataaaaccccccattaacttttaaattttgcatagtaaaatccctctaacctcaaATTACCAATTTTTTAGTTAGACGCTGACTTGGACAATTCCAACATAGAGCTTAGTCATTATTTATCtttctctctcaagtcatgtataaattgaatcatttttctttctataggcagaataattttttatgcataAAGAGAATTATTTTGCACTTTGCATAAGaaaggagagagaaatattgactaagtgtcATGTGTGAGCTATTcatatcagtttctaactgaaaaatcaataattgaaagtgagagagattttactatgcaaaagttaaaagtttagggggttttatgttacattttaaaattaaaggactatagtgttataactatataagttcaggggtagttgttgaaatttatctaTATATTACCAATTGACTATAGTTTGAAGGGACTTGAAAGAAGGAATATTAGGCATCATCaactcttttgtattttggtaccCTATTGTACTTGTATGGTAGAttgaaaccaaaaaaaaaaaaaattaaaatttgtatttaagACATCAGAAACTATGTAAAGAAGAAACAAACTTAGCATTCTCATTGATAATTAATTTGGCAAAAATaatttgatataaaaattttaaacttaaaCACTCATTATTATATGCATGGCAGATTAGTATCCAATGGAAAATATATTCAAGAAAAGTGTTTTCataacacacacatatatatatataatcttaccaaaaaaaatttatttagtagACTTGATGTATCATATAACTAAGACACAAATATGTAAATTTCACTTGTTTAATATGTGAGTTCCAACATTCTCTTTTGTCTATATGCGATTCATTATGAATCTGAGATAAAAGATACATAATGAGATTCATCTATATAAGTCTTATATATTTATGTCTTAATTTTAcgatctattaaatatataaatttcatatatttatgtcataattttataatgtaagaattttttttttccatattaTATGTTGAATTTACAGTGAATTGAATCTGGACAAAAAAATTTCTCACTCCACCATCCCTTGATGTTATATACCAGAGGAAATAATAGCTTAGGGTTAGGTGCTcatggaaaatggaaaaagaCAATTGTAGGTATTACTATACTATAAGGTGATGATCTGAGGTGGAACATTAGCTTAAGTAACTGCAGAAAATGCCAAGGCAATAAGCTGAGATGAGcagctttttttttaattatgaataaTAATGCAACTATATTTAAAGCTAATGAATACACTggatagcataaatccaatagcTTCCAAACAAAACTGACACCTCAAAAGTGCCAAAACATTCAAGAACACCTCCATGTTTCTTTCCTCCTGCaattagaaaaattataaaataataataataataataataataataataataataataataatgtttggGATTTGTCACCTAATGGGTGTCTTTTAGAAAATACCTTGTTCTCTTGcttatcacttcaattcctcttgtGTACTGCAAATCTTCAGGAGTACCTTTTAGTTTTGTTGTTGGATATATtcctcatgtaccattcacatagCCTTATTATGGACTCGTTTGGTTTAAAATTATCTAATTTTCAGGAAGTATACTTTCTGTAAAATCACTTGTAaggaatttattttttaaaaaatatggtTTGAATGTGTTTAATTGGTATATTAAATTTTCAGAAAGTAAAGTCTATTAGTAGGAAATGATAACGAAAATGACATAGATATCGTTActccaaataaaaatataatatttgagAAAGGATAAAGTAGGAAGTATTGCAATTTATGTTAAGAAACTTGGAATTACTTAGGTAGAGTTACTTTCTGGTAACTCTAAGTTCCCTAGCCAAATTACCCCAAGCAAACAAATATTTTCAAGTATTCGGTGATCAACTAGTTTCGACTATTTTCAGAGTCGAGCTACTGTTTTACCCATTAGGGGAAAGCTTTCTCAACGTGGATTGTTCTattcacaaggcttgaaatcaagtCCCTTCTACTCGACCCAATCTCCATTGACTACGCCTTAGCGCTTTTGCACTCATTCAACTGTAGATGCTTTTAATTATGTGTTAATCGATGTTTCAACCTagtaataaaatgaaaattttagaaaataatatcTAGATTTAAATTTCCTTAATAGAAAAAttcttttattaaataaataaataatttcattaaaaaaaaaacctataaTTATGGCCCATGCAGGTCTCGAACCTGCGACCTTCGCGTTATTAGCACGACGCTCTAACCAACTGAGCTAATAGGCCTTTGCTTTTcagtttcaaaatttttattaataaataatacagaaaaaggaaaaacaaaaaataaatacgTTCAAAGAATTTATCTGATAACTtcctatttatatttttttaaagattTTTGCATTtgattattagttttttttttaaatataaattcattaataaaattaaaaacttCAAAGCATTATAAATAATCATAAATCAGACAAAACCTCACCCTTATAGATCatatataaatttatgatattaAATCTTTCTATttgaaaatgatattaacaatagATATAAATCTTCTAAATAGCTATTAGTCATTTATTTGATTTAGCCATTAAAATAATCTCCTTAAAAAAATCCTAGATTGATTTTACAAGAATTTGCTGCATATGACGTATGCATATGAGTTCAAGCTATTATGCATCAGTGGAAGAATAAAACTGCACGACTAGACTCTATCAGTAGAAGACCCATCTCTGCAAACAAGatttaaaatctaatatttatgaACCCCAGGGGTGTGGTTGAGTGGTTGGGGCTCATCCTCCCTTAAGCAACGTCCCGGGTTCGATCCGGGCGTTGTGTATGGAGCGCTTTAAAACACGAGGCATCCACGGATTAAAATGTAAAGGCCTGGGATACCTCCTTGGGAATGcaccaaaaaaaaaatctaatatttatgtctttttatttaaaataaaacaaaagataatacttttattaattaactaaaaaaaaacttATATCGAGTCCTTACAAAAAGTAGGGATCACTGTAAAAATTGAGACAGAATATAATAATTTCGTTAAAGAAGAGACAAATAAACTCAAgatctattaataaaaatatatctgAGAATAAATTCTTAGAATCTATTTTAAAATGGTATAAATCTAAGAGTtattgaaagaaaatatagaaaaataaaaaatacaaaaattaaaaaaaaaacattgagAAAAAAAAGcagaaaaaattatgaaaataaaaaaacaaagagGAAGAAAATATTTAGAGGAAGGAAGAGttgtcataaataaaaattatcttCTCCCTCAAATCAGATTGGAAGTTGAGTTTTTATAAAGTGAAAAATTTTAGAGAAAAGAATattggttaatttttttttttaaaaaaaaactattggttaattattttaattaaaataaagttGTATTA carries:
- the LOC110652817 gene encoding ethylene-responsive transcription factor RAP2-6-like, coding for MDKEESSSKTPSSHQEKPCNPTTSSVQPLENGDERSTRSGMVINKQVRRYLGVRQRPSGRWVAEIKDSSQKLRLWLGTFDAAEEAAMAYDSAARLLRGRNAKTNFPYHGNTIDSHQENCRLLGKNPKLYQLLQHAVMKNHARSSSAAAAVAVAASNKIPWLDQNFETMVEETIVCSSYSDHHQLDGNNELCGLSFGSSKVYSSVVVAPSFSLSFLELLKPTHGYRVNDIALLHEGAFVDLGQFSGLLARFF